Proteins co-encoded in one Spirosoma endbachense genomic window:
- a CDS encoding sensor histidine kinase, whose product MVQSQTSIDIYVLVFGGALALSLLVAGIVGFLLFYQKRLADQALMLKEMELNYQQDVVYRTLDAVEDERKRVARDLHDEVGAALSAMRLLVGQLAHKSQNNTETDDLTIRFKVVIDNTIDSVRRISNDLLPQGLEELGLTYALEGLCESAMDIADVNVELTVEHEITLPTRTNLIVYRLVQELLNNALKHADASDIRLQLRQRDNRLELLYADDGKGFDYAQAYQQRSLGLKNIETRAQMLNGTVSFETQPGQGLRVTASIPLTTNL is encoded by the coding sequence ATGGTTCAGTCCCAGACTTCGATAGACATTTATGTTCTTGTTTTTGGAGGAGCATTGGCACTTTCACTACTGGTTGCCGGGATCGTTGGTTTTCTGCTTTTTTATCAGAAACGGCTCGCTGACCAGGCATTAATGCTTAAAGAAATGGAATTAAACTACCAGCAGGATGTAGTGTACCGCACACTCGATGCGGTGGAGGACGAGCGTAAGCGCGTTGCCCGCGACCTTCACGATGAGGTGGGAGCCGCTCTTTCGGCAATGCGCCTGCTGGTTGGGCAATTGGCTCACAAAAGCCAGAATAACACCGAAACCGACGATCTGACAATCCGGTTCAAGGTTGTAATTGACAACACCATCGATAGCGTCCGGCGAATTTCCAACGATCTGCTGCCCCAGGGACTTGAAGAACTTGGGCTAACCTATGCACTTGAAGGCTTGTGCGAAAGTGCGATGGATATAGCCGACGTCAACGTTGAACTCACTGTTGAGCATGAGATCACGTTGCCTACCCGGACAAATCTGATTGTTTACCGATTGGTGCAGGAGTTGCTCAACAACGCCCTCAAACATGCCGATGCCAGCGATATCCGGTTACAGTTGCGCCAGCGTGATAATCGGCTGGAACTACTTTACGCTGATGATGGGAAAGGGTTTGATTATGCCCAGGCTTATCAGCAACGTAGCCTTGGTTTGAAAAATATTGAAACCCGCGCCCAGATGCTCAACGGAACGGTTTCGTTCGAGACTCAGCCGGGTCAGGGCCTACGCGTAACGGCCAGCATTCCCCTAACTACTAACTTATGA
- a CDS encoding response regulator transcription factor, translated as MTSIRVAIADDQVLFRKGMIAIVDAFEGINIVLEADNGRALLEALAVADPLPDVVLLDLSMPELNGVETTKLIHADYPALKIIILSVYGEDRFVTHLMDLGVNAYLFKNVEPLEVERAIRAVVEADFYFNEAFLTALKNRMLVKKPRRLLTDDLPATLTAREIEVLNLICKQLTAPEIADRLCLSIRTVDGHRANLLEKTNARNTAGLVLFAIKNRLIDPADLL; from the coding sequence ATGACTTCCATTCGAGTGGCAATTGCCGACGATCAGGTATTGTTTCGCAAAGGTATGATTGCCATTGTCGATGCGTTTGAGGGGATAAACATCGTACTTGAAGCCGACAATGGACGTGCCTTACTCGAGGCTTTGGCCGTGGCAGATCCGTTGCCCGATGTGGTGTTGCTCGATCTCTCGATGCCCGAACTAAACGGGGTCGAAACAACGAAACTTATTCACGCCGATTATCCAGCTCTGAAAATTATTATCCTGTCGGTTTATGGCGAAGATCGGTTTGTGACCCATCTGATGGATTTGGGCGTAAATGCCTATCTCTTCAAAAACGTAGAACCGCTCGAAGTTGAACGGGCTATCCGGGCCGTGGTTGAGGCTGATTTTTATTTTAATGAGGCATTCCTGACCGCACTGAAAAACCGGATGCTCGTAAAAAAGCCCCGACGACTGCTTACGGATGATTTGCCTGCTACGCTCACCGCTCGTGAAATCGAAGTGCTGAATTTGATTTGTAAACAACTGACAGCCCCGGAAATTGCCGATCGGCTCTGCCTCAGCATCCGCACTGTAGACGGCCACCGGGCTAATCTACTCGAAAAAACCAACGCCCGGAATACCGCTGGCCTGGTGCTGTTTGCCATTAAAAATCGCCTGATCGACCCCGCTGATCTGCTTTGA
- a CDS encoding response regulator has protein sequence MPAESRIFIVDDGADYRFLTEQIFTRFLPQYSTRFFASGDALYQHILTSPTGKPELIILDLHMPGLSGEQVLSYLKKHPQWHYIPVIMMSSTVDEVEIAACYKAGANSFLAKPDGMTQFKEIFESVCTYWLKFNRPSQ, from the coding sequence ATGCCGGCTGAGTCCCGAATTTTTATCGTTGATGACGGGGCTGACTACCGTTTTTTAACCGAGCAGATTTTCACTCGATTTCTGCCTCAGTATTCTACTCGTTTTTTTGCGAGCGGAGATGCACTCTATCAGCATATTCTGACCAGTCCAACCGGCAAGCCCGAACTCATTATCCTCGATTTGCACATGCCTGGATTAAGCGGAGAGCAGGTTTTGAGTTACCTGAAAAAGCATCCGCAATGGCATTATATTCCTGTAATTATGATGAGCAGCACAGTTGATGAGGTCGAGATAGCTGCCTGTTATAAAGCGGGGGCCAATTCATTTCTGGCTAAACCAGATGGCATGACTCAGTTCAAAGAAATATTTGAGTCAGTCTGTACCTACTGGCTAAAATTTAATCGACCTTCACAGTAA
- a CDS encoding CheR family methyltransferase has protein sequence MAKKKSTPLANQTPSSPIPIVAIGASAGGIEAVSELLSNLSATTELAYVYIQHLDPTFESHLPDILGRVTAMPVLEAEHMLKIEPNHVYVIPPDRDLEVIDGVLTLLPRNRSGISGIHMPIDQFFLSLAERQKEGAIAVILSGTASDGTLGMRAIKAAGGFTFAQDETAQFQSMPRSAISEGVVDRVLSPAEIAHELERLSQLPSIFLQTAQAELMDEEVSSDDLRSIIQLLRRMTGTDFSHYKLTTIRRRIIRRTLLYKLDTLRDYADYLRQHPEEAAMLYDDLLINVTSFFRDADTMDYLQKVLFPQLIKNKSSRAPLRIWITACSTGQEAYSIAMLLLEVLGDRATSMTIQIFATDLSESAVAKARLGSYTRSEVVDVSTSRLQRYFTKVDDHYRINKSVRDLCVFAPHNLLKDPPFSRLDLISCRNLLIYLDTTLQRKAIVTFHYALNPSGFLVLGKSETVGSSAPLFSQFEKNYKIFIRKNDVDSRATFTMSPRQLDGTLPGSANRQLLSPKMNSSSADRFPNSGNDLDKVVDNLLLSQYIPACVLVNQDLEILQFRGSTSLFLEPAPGKASLNLIKMARPSLVFELRNTIHKAQKSGEPIRKSGLEVRLKDKVHYVSIEAVPLNTNTEERLFLIIFEEVEPPVAPSNRSADARNRRIKELEDELANLREDMRSIIEEQEASNEELQSANEEIISSNEELQSINEELETSKEEIESTNEELLTINQELQVRNDQLSEAHQFAEDIFGTIREATLVLDTDLRVKSANQTFYRIFGTKEDATERQLIYELGNRQWDIPELRLMLTDVATHGTQIQGFEFTYSSPDVRVGSKVLSLNARRVVRQQEAILLAIEDITEHRRAQRLLAEREAWFHQIANNAPSLIWVTGPDGKYTFINKVWADYTGRTLEDITKHGWAPNLHPDDRKGYETTYYEHIAGRKPFSSEYRLRRYDGEYHWMLENAQPMFAPDGTFGGYIGSSADMHLQKELNQELDRRVQERTVALAQSTALLQSVFDSSLNGISVLQSIRNEHGELIDFEYQVVNKAAELTINQTNLVGKRFSTINKSFRKSGLFAILKLVVETGESKRFQLQYEDGSVNQWHHASAVKLNDGVVLSFEAITVHHQAEE, from the coding sequence ATGGCTAAAAAAAAATCCACACCCTTAGCGAATCAAACGCCGTCGTCGCCAATACCGATTGTTGCTATTGGCGCATCGGCTGGTGGTATTGAAGCCGTTTCAGAACTGCTCTCGAATCTATCGGCAACAACGGAACTGGCCTACGTTTATATTCAGCACCTCGATCCGACTTTTGAGAGCCATTTACCGGACATACTCGGTCGTGTTACAGCAATGCCGGTTCTGGAGGCTGAACATATGCTTAAAATTGAGCCAAATCACGTCTATGTCATACCGCCCGACCGTGATCTGGAAGTGATCGATGGTGTATTAACGCTTCTTCCCCGCAACCGGTCAGGTATTTCAGGCATACATATGCCAATCGACCAGTTTTTTCTATCACTGGCCGAACGACAGAAAGAGGGAGCCATTGCGGTCATTCTATCGGGAACCGCATCCGACGGAACGCTGGGTATGCGCGCCATCAAAGCGGCCGGTGGTTTTACGTTTGCCCAGGATGAAACCGCCCAGTTTCAAAGTATGCCCCGGTCGGCTATTTCTGAAGGTGTGGTAGACCGTGTTCTTTCGCCAGCCGAAATTGCCCACGAACTGGAACGGCTTAGTCAACTACCTTCTATTTTCCTGCAAACGGCACAAGCAGAGTTGATGGATGAAGAAGTATCCAGCGACGACCTCCGGAGTATTATCCAGTTACTGCGCCGGATGACGGGTACCGATTTTAGCCATTATAAGCTAACAACCATCCGGCGACGTATTATCCGCCGGACGTTGCTATACAAGCTGGATACCCTGCGTGATTACGCAGACTATTTGCGCCAGCATCCGGAAGAAGCAGCTATGCTCTACGATGATTTACTGATCAACGTAACGAGCTTTTTCCGGGATGCCGATACGATGGATTACCTCCAGAAAGTATTATTCCCTCAACTGATTAAAAATAAATCCAGCCGCGCCCCGCTGCGCATCTGGATTACGGCCTGCTCAACGGGGCAGGAAGCCTACTCCATAGCCATGCTGCTGCTGGAAGTGCTGGGCGACCGGGCGACAAGCATGACGATTCAGATCTTTGCAACCGATTTGAGTGAGTCGGCGGTGGCCAAAGCACGGTTGGGCAGTTATACACGCAGCGAAGTAGTTGATGTATCGACCTCGCGTTTACAACGCTACTTCACAAAAGTCGATGATCACTATCGCATTAATAAGTCAGTACGGGATCTCTGCGTATTTGCCCCGCATAATTTGCTCAAAGATCCGCCATTTTCTCGCCTGGATCTTATCAGCTGTCGCAATCTGCTCATTTACCTGGATACGACTTTACAGCGAAAAGCCATCGTTACGTTTCATTACGCACTGAATCCAAGCGGATTCCTGGTGTTGGGGAAATCGGAAACGGTAGGCTCTTCGGCTCCGTTGTTTTCGCAGTTCGAGAAAAACTACAAAATTTTTATTCGGAAAAATGATGTAGACAGTCGAGCCACGTTTACCATGAGCCCGCGCCAATTGGATGGCACCCTGCCCGGATCAGCAAACAGACAGCTCCTTTCTCCCAAGATGAATAGTTCGTCAGCAGACCGTTTTCCGAACTCAGGAAACGATCTGGATAAAGTAGTGGATAATTTACTGCTTAGTCAGTACATACCGGCCTGCGTGCTGGTGAATCAGGATCTGGAAATTCTTCAGTTTCGCGGCTCAACAAGTCTGTTTCTCGAACCGGCACCGGGCAAAGCCAGCCTGAACCTGATTAAAATGGCCCGCCCGTCGTTGGTTTTTGAGCTGCGCAACACGATCCATAAAGCGCAGAAATCAGGCGAGCCCATACGTAAAAGTGGCCTGGAAGTTCGGCTTAAAGATAAGGTTCATTACGTTTCGATTGAAGCTGTTCCGCTAAACACGAATACCGAAGAGCGCCTATTCCTGATCATCTTTGAAGAAGTTGAGCCACCAGTAGCTCCTTCTAACCGATCAGCCGATGCACGCAATCGCCGGATCAAAGAACTGGAAGATGAATTGGCCAATCTTCGCGAGGATATGCGCTCCATTATCGAGGAACAGGAAGCCAGTAATGAAGAACTGCAATCGGCCAATGAAGAAATCATCAGCAGCAATGAGGAGTTGCAGAGTATCAACGAAGAACTCGAAACCAGTAAAGAAGAAATCGAATCGACCAACGAAGAACTGCTGACGATCAATCAGGAATTGCAGGTTCGAAATGATCAGTTGTCAGAGGCCCACCAGTTTGCCGAGGATATCTTCGGTACAATTCGGGAGGCTACATTGGTGCTGGATACCGACCTGCGGGTAAAAAGTGCGAACCAGACATTCTACCGGATCTTTGGCACTAAAGAAGATGCTACAGAACGACAGCTTATTTATGAACTGGGCAACCGCCAGTGGGACATTCCTGAGCTTCGCCTGATGCTGACGGATGTAGCTACCCATGGCACTCAGATTCAGGGCTTTGAGTTCACCTACTCATCACCTGACGTGCGGGTTGGCAGTAAAGTTCTCTCCTTAAATGCCCGTCGGGTGGTACGTCAGCAGGAAGCAATTCTGCTTGCCATTGAAGATATTACCGAACACCGTCGGGCGCAACGCCTGCTGGCCGAACGGGAAGCCTGGTTTCACCAGATTGCCAACAACGCACCCAGTCTTATCTGGGTTACTGGTCCCGATGGGAAATACACGTTTATCAACAAAGTATGGGCTGATTATACAGGCCGTACGCTCGAAGATATAACGAAACACGGGTGGGCACCGAATCTACACCCTGATGACCGAAAAGGGTATGAGACAACGTATTATGAACACATCGCAGGCAGAAAACCGTTTAGCTCCGAATACCGTTTGCGTCGATACGATGGCGAGTATCACTGGATGCTGGAGAATGCCCAGCCCATGTTTGCACCCGATGGAACCTTTGGAGGTTACATTGGCAGCTCTGCCGATATGCATCTGCAAAAAGAACTAAATCAGGAACTGGACCGACGTGTCCAGGAACGTACGGTTGCCCTGGCTCAAAGTACAGCGCTTCTGCAATCAGTTTTTGACTCATCGCTCAATGGCATCAGCGTTTTACAAAGCATACGAAATGAGCATGGCGAACTTATAGACTTTGAGTATCAGGTCGTTAACAAAGCTGCGGAGCTTACTATTAACCAAACAAACCTCGTAGGAAAACGCTTTTCCACCATCAACAAATCTTTCAGAAAATCCGGCTTGTTTGCTATTCTGAAACTGGTGGTCGAAACAGGAGAATCAAAACGCTTTCAGTTGCAGTATGAGGACGGATCAGTTAACCAATGGCATCACGCATCGGCGGTAAAGCTCAATGATGGGGTCGTATTATCGTTTGAAGCCATTACTGTCCACCATCAGGCTGAAGAATAG
- a CDS encoding chemotaxis protein CheB, whose protein sequence is MAKRNIIVIGASAGGVYALKKLVESLPANFDAAVFVVQHISPHSPSFLPDILMAAGPLPVTHPTDGEIIQTGRIYIAPPDYHMLVEYDQVIVKKGPKENRFRPSIDALFRSAAYTYGPRVIGIVLTGMLNDGTSGMWSVKRLGGVGVIQDPADAMYASMPDSVLEYVDVDYVVPVSKMAFLLEDLIKENVTVKPEIPVEETELMATEINIAAQENAFELGIQDMGELTRLTCPECNGALISIKEGKLIRYRCHTGHAFTASTLLAATTKDVEESFWKAIRSLEETVILLEQSGKQFAEGGNEKAARHYMEKAREARERARRTHDFVYQQEQLSEDKIVTVNKPQINQS, encoded by the coding sequence ATGGCAAAACGAAACATTATTGTTATAGGCGCTTCGGCCGGTGGCGTTTATGCGCTAAAGAAGTTGGTGGAATCGCTGCCTGCTAACTTCGACGCGGCTGTCTTTGTTGTTCAGCATATATCCCCTCATTCTCCGAGTTTCCTGCCCGACATTCTAATGGCTGCCGGCCCTCTGCCCGTTACTCACCCAACCGACGGAGAAATCATTCAGACCGGCAGGATCTATATTGCGCCACCCGACTACCACATGCTGGTTGAATATGACCAGGTAATCGTAAAAAAAGGGCCGAAAGAAAACCGGTTCCGGCCTTCGATTGACGCGTTATTTCGGTCGGCGGCTTATACGTACGGCCCCCGAGTGATCGGTATTGTGCTAACGGGTATGCTAAACGACGGCACCTCGGGCATGTGGTCCGTGAAACGGTTGGGGGGCGTTGGTGTCATTCAGGACCCGGCAGATGCTATGTATGCCAGTATGCCCGACAGTGTGCTGGAGTACGTCGATGTCGATTATGTTGTTCCTGTTTCCAAAATGGCCTTTTTGCTTGAAGACTTAATCAAAGAAAACGTTACAGTTAAGCCAGAAATACCAGTCGAAGAAACCGAACTCATGGCAACTGAGATTAACATTGCGGCTCAGGAAAACGCGTTCGAACTGGGTATTCAGGACATGGGTGAACTAACACGCTTAACCTGTCCGGAATGCAATGGAGCACTAATTAGTATTAAAGAAGGAAAGCTTATTCGGTACCGGTGCCATACCGGACATGCGTTTACGGCAAGTACGTTGCTTGCTGCAACCACTAAAGATGTAGAAGAATCATTCTGGAAAGCGATTCGCAGCCTCGAAGAAACCGTAATTCTGCTGGAACAATCCGGAAAACAGTTTGCGGAGGGAGGGAATGAAAAAGCCGCCCGTCATTATATGGAAAAAGCGCGCGAAGCCCGCGAACGGGCGCGGAGAACCCACGATTTTGTTTATCAACAGGAGCAGCTAAGCGAAGACAAGATCGTTACTGTCAATAAACCCCAAATTAATCAATCGTAG
- a CDS encoding TonB-dependent receptor — MQILSIARRLLFIGLCLTSCSLFAQPFTQTIRGTVMDQSLQTPLPGATVVVLNTSPLQGTSTDPTGQFLLTKIPVGRQTLQISAVGYKNILLQNITVDAGKELVLSVSLEEAVNQLSEVNVRPTVEKDKPLNEMAAVSARTFSVEETQKFAAAVNDPARMATAYAGVVGADDGGNNIVIRGNAPNGLLWRMEGVEIPNPNHFSGLGTAGGGISILSAQLLANSDFLTGAFPAEYGNALSGVFDLRLRRGNNTKREYTVQAGVLGLDLAAEGPIAKGYSGSFLINYRYSTLGLISKLGADIGTGDRVFQDLSFNVYLPTKKAGTFTLFGFGGLSSSKINALTDSTKWEYEFDRYNDDFRSNTGAAGLTHTMPFGRKALLKTILLVSGYENKYRTERLEPSSNYLASERDNASYQTQKRILSSTLTYKLNAQHTFRTGLIGTQLQYDLTQRSWEAEEQQMLTRVRVSDRTSTLQAFGQWNYRLSEQVTMNAGVHYLHLTLNGTSALEPRGSIRWGFTPNQSLSFGYGLHSQLQNPATYFVLPASQSSDIPSPTNRNLGFSRSHHYVLAYDRRLNNKADGPPLRLKVETYYQWLFDIPVSTNKRDAFAITNSFSGSADRNLVNNGHGRNYGLELTLEQFLHHGLYFLVSSSLYNSEYQGSDGIWRNTRWNGRHAQSLLVGKEWTNGSNVFGLNLKLSYYGGYRDTPIDLAESKRLGQTEYIDSQSFTEQLPDYFRPDIRLSWKKNKLRSTRTLSLDLQNAVNRQNVYGRSFDTSSGTIKTFYGTGLIPVLSYRVAF; from the coding sequence ATGCAGATCTTATCAATTGCCCGCAGGCTCCTCTTCATCGGCCTTTGCCTGACTTCCTGTTCGCTCTTCGCTCAACCCTTTACCCAAACCATCAGGGGTACAGTGATGGACCAAAGCCTGCAAACACCCCTTCCCGGAGCCACGGTTGTTGTGCTCAACACGTCTCCGCTTCAGGGCACCAGCACCGATCCAACTGGTCAGTTTCTGTTAACTAAAATCCCTGTCGGACGGCAGACCCTGCAAATCAGCGCTGTCGGTTATAAAAATATCCTTCTGCAAAACATCACCGTCGATGCAGGTAAAGAGCTGGTGCTCAGCGTATCATTGGAAGAAGCCGTCAATCAGTTATCGGAAGTGAACGTTCGGCCAACCGTCGAAAAAGACAAGCCCCTCAACGAAATGGCTGCTGTATCGGCCCGGACGTTCTCGGTGGAAGAAACGCAGAAATTTGCAGCAGCCGTCAATGATCCGGCCCGTATGGCTACTGCCTATGCCGGTGTGGTTGGGGCCGACGATGGCGGAAACAACATCGTGATTCGGGGAAACGCGCCCAATGGCCTGTTATGGCGGATGGAAGGCGTTGAGATTCCGAATCCGAATCACTTTTCTGGTTTGGGCACGGCCGGGGGCGGTATATCAATCCTGAGTGCTCAGCTACTGGCCAACTCCGATTTTCTGACGGGTGCGTTCCCCGCCGAATACGGCAATGCCCTGTCGGGTGTTTTCGATCTGAGGCTGCGTCGGGGAAACAACACCAAACGCGAATACACCGTACAGGCTGGCGTACTGGGATTGGATCTGGCTGCCGAAGGACCAATTGCGAAAGGCTATTCGGGTTCTTTTTTAATAAATTATCGGTATTCGACGCTGGGCCTGATTTCAAAATTGGGTGCCGACATTGGCACTGGCGATCGTGTGTTTCAGGACTTGTCGTTCAACGTTTATTTACCGACGAAGAAAGCAGGCACATTTACCCTTTTTGGCTTTGGCGGTTTGAGCAGCAGCAAGATCAACGCGCTGACGGATTCAACGAAATGGGAATATGAATTTGATCGATATAACGACGATTTCCGATCAAATACGGGTGCGGCTGGCCTTACCCATACGATGCCTTTTGGTCGCAAGGCCCTGCTAAAAACGATATTGCTCGTTTCTGGCTACGAAAACAAGTATCGCACCGAGCGCCTTGAACCCTCCAGCAATTATCTGGCTTCCGAACGGGATAACGCATCGTATCAGACCCAGAAACGAATTTTATCGTCAACGCTGACGTATAAACTCAACGCGCAACATACCTTCCGCACCGGTCTGATCGGCACTCAGCTCCAGTACGATCTTACCCAGCGATCGTGGGAAGCCGAAGAACAGCAAATGCTTACGCGCGTTCGGGTGAGCGACCGAACCAGCACGTTGCAAGCCTTTGGGCAATGGAACTACCGGTTATCGGAGCAAGTGACGATGAACGCTGGCGTACACTACCTTCACTTAACTCTTAATGGCACATCGGCACTGGAACCACGTGGATCAATTCGGTGGGGATTCACACCAAATCAGTCGCTGAGTTTTGGGTATGGCCTGCATAGTCAGTTACAGAATCCAGCTACTTACTTCGTGCTTCCAGCCAGTCAATCCAGCGATATTCCCTCGCCCACAAACCGAAACCTGGGATTTTCGCGCTCGCACCATTACGTGCTGGCCTACGACCGTCGGCTCAACAACAAGGCTGATGGCCCACCGTTGCGGCTGAAAGTTGAGACATACTACCAATGGCTGTTCGACATTCCGGTAAGTACCAATAAACGGGACGCGTTCGCGATCACGAATAGCTTCAGCGGGTCGGCTGACCGGAATCTGGTGAACAACGGCCACGGTCGCAACTACGGGCTGGAATTAACCCTGGAACAGTTCCTGCATCATGGTCTGTATTTCCTGGTTTCGTCGTCGTTATACAATTCAGAGTATCAGGGATCGGACGGTATATGGCGGAACACCCGCTGGAACGGTCGCCATGCCCAGAGCCTGCTGGTCGGTAAAGAATGGACGAATGGCTCCAATGTATTTGGCCTGAATCTTAAACTCAGCTACTACGGGGGTTACCGCGACACGCCAATCGACCTGGCCGAATCGAAACGGCTGGGCCAGACAGAGTACATAGATAGTCAGTCGTTTACAGAGCAATTGCCTGATTACTTTCGTCCCGATATCCGGCTAAGCTGGAAGAAAAATAAGCTTCGGTCAACGCGCACGCTCTCCCTCGATCTTCAGAATGCGGTGAATCGTCAGAATGTTTATGGGCGCTCATTTGATACGTCCAGTGGAACAATCAAAACGTTTTATGGTACAGGGCTGATTCCAGTACTGAGCTATCGGGTGGCGTTTTAA
- a CDS encoding RNA polymerase sigma-70 factor: MQPTEQDVLSAIRQGNERVFEAVFRQHYAPLCRYARQFLPDADDAEEEVQAMFLTLWEKRDGLLITISLKSYLFRAVHNRCLNRIKHFAIRDEHRQHTLYTGETTAESPVQALLGDELSDRLQAAIGKLPEQCRLAFTLSRFEELKYQEIADQLGISVKTVENQIGKALRILRTELSDYLPVALILMSSVKWLVNHMTWFINTTLLLILVILHCTLSIVHL; this comes from the coding sequence GTGCAACCAACTGAACAGGACGTATTATCGGCAATCCGGCAGGGCAACGAACGTGTTTTCGAGGCTGTGTTCCGACAGCACTATGCTCCGTTATGCCGGTATGCCCGTCAATTTTTGCCCGATGCCGACGATGCCGAAGAAGAAGTGCAGGCCATGTTTCTGACACTTTGGGAAAAACGCGACGGCCTCCTGATAACCATTTCGCTGAAGTCCTATTTATTCCGGGCTGTGCATAATCGCTGCCTGAATCGAATCAAGCATTTTGCCATTCGTGACGAACACCGGCAGCATACGCTCTATACCGGAGAAACAACGGCTGAATCACCGGTGCAGGCGCTTCTCGGCGACGAACTGTCTGACCGATTGCAGGCCGCTATTGGAAAATTGCCCGAACAGTGCCGGCTGGCATTTACGCTTAGTCGGTTTGAGGAATTGAAATACCAGGAAATTGCCGATCAACTGGGTATTTCGGTTAAAACAGTCGAAAATCAGATTGGCAAGGCACTTCGTATTCTGCGTACTGAATTGAGCGATTATTTACCCGTGGCATTAATACTGATGAGTAGTGTAAAATGGCTAGTAAATCACATGACATGGTTCATTAATACGACCTTGCTGCTGATACTCGTTATTCTTCATTGTACATTATCCATCGTTCATTTGTAA
- a CDS encoding FecR family protein, with protein MADQRPIDDALLAKFLAGETDPGESARVQQWLASQNSAPMEPSQDDFAHFERIWQDAKPADTRPIDTESAWQSVQRKMRHSDADAQSVSQPDPIIQPMPVRREEQNLAQERESQRRQPIWNQSIWRVAAMLLLTVGVGWMAFRFLNQTKPVEQFLTFSTTNRQAERILPDGTKILLNRHSSLRYPATFDDDHRDVTLTGEAFFDVMPDAQRPFRIQARQTSVQVLGTSFNVRAYDANVSVAVRTGKVRFASKRKAVLLTKNQQATFEAKGDTIRRSLQVLPNEFAYKTGQLVFDNEPLREVVQTLNRVYDADVRLGNQVLGDCRLTTRFTNATLDAVVVITAETLKLKVRHVGKQVILDGTCQ; from the coding sequence ATGGCAGACCAACGACCCATAGACGACGCCCTGCTGGCTAAATTCCTGGCGGGCGAAACCGACCCCGGCGAGTCGGCGCGGGTGCAACAGTGGCTCGCCAGTCAGAACTCGGCTCCAATGGAGCCCAGCCAGGATGACTTTGCCCACTTTGAACGCATCTGGCAGGACGCCAAACCTGCCGACACCCGACCAATTGATACCGAATCCGCCTGGCAGTCGGTTCAGCGAAAAATGCGGCACTCGGACGCCGACGCCCAATCGGTTTCGCAGCCTGACCCGATCATCCAACCAATGCCTGTTCGGCGCGAAGAGCAGAACCTGGCGCAGGAAAGGGAGTCACAACGACGCCAGCCGATCTGGAATCAATCGATCTGGCGGGTAGCTGCCATGCTTTTGCTCACAGTTGGTGTGGGTTGGATGGCTTTTCGTTTTCTGAATCAAACCAAACCCGTCGAGCAGTTTCTGACTTTCTCGACAACCAATCGCCAGGCTGAACGAATTTTACCGGATGGGACTAAAATTTTACTGAATCGACATTCGAGTCTCCGCTACCCAGCTACGTTCGATGATGACCATCGGGACGTAACGCTGACCGGCGAAGCTTTTTTTGACGTCATGCCGGATGCGCAGAGGCCCTTCCGAATCCAGGCCCGGCAGACGTCAGTGCAGGTGCTTGGCACATCGTTTAATGTCCGGGCCTATGACGCGAATGTGAGCGTTGCCGTTCGGACGGGGAAAGTACGATTTGCCAGTAAGCGAAAAGCCGTGTTGCTGACCAAAAATCAGCAGGCAACCTTTGAAGCCAAAGGGGATACGATCCGCCGGTCGCTTCAGGTGCTTCCCAATGAATTTGCCTATAAAACGGGACAGCTGGTGTTCGATAATGAACCTTTGCGTGAGGTTGTGCAGACACTAAACCGGGTTTATGATGCCGATGTACGCCTTGGAAATCAGGTACTTGGTGATTGTCGGTTAACGACCCGCTTTACGAATGCGACCCTGGATGCTGTTGTGGTCATCACTGCCGAAACGCTGAAACTGAAGGTCAGGCATGTGGGTAAACAGGTGATTTTAGACGGAACCTGTCAGTAA